From Actinosynnema mirum DSM 43827, a single genomic window includes:
- a CDS encoding GntR family transcriptional regulator, with protein sequence MALDPDDPRPPYIQVANALRAAILTKVFKAGDKLPSRAELAKKYDVAPMTVQNALRELRDEGLIVSRQGSGVFVRERTERPVGLRPHIERAFESDHVTIDFAGFSGETLHGVIQEPLDKIRIGRLTPESIRVRILVPDPTVPWSVPCTVEDKSDSPAFRRRAAEIMRRHTLAIVDNVTELGSLGLVKEATAEVRVHNAAPLFKLYLINNDEAFFGFYPVREHVLSLGGEPQAIYDLMGKDAILFHHSTTDDESSTGSQYVEQARTWFDSLWGTIATEYQR encoded by the coding sequence ATGGCACTTGACCCCGATGACCCGCGACCGCCGTACATCCAGGTGGCGAACGCTCTGAGGGCAGCCATCCTGACCAAGGTCTTCAAGGCCGGGGACAAGCTCCCCTCCCGCGCCGAGCTGGCGAAGAAGTACGACGTCGCTCCGATGACGGTGCAGAACGCGCTGCGCGAACTGCGTGACGAAGGCTTGATCGTCTCCAGGCAGGGCAGCGGCGTCTTCGTCCGAGAGCGCACCGAGCGCCCGGTGGGTCTCCGCCCCCACATCGAACGCGCCTTCGAGTCCGACCACGTGACGATCGACTTCGCGGGCTTCTCCGGCGAGACCCTGCACGGCGTCATCCAGGAACCGTTGGACAAGATCCGCATCGGCAGGCTCACGCCGGAGTCGATCCGCGTCCGCATCCTCGTGCCCGACCCCACGGTTCCGTGGTCGGTGCCCTGCACCGTCGAGGACAAGAGCGACAGCCCGGCGTTCCGCCGACGGGCAGCGGAGATAATGCGCCGCCACACGCTCGCCATCGTGGACAACGTGACCGAGCTGGGCAGCTTGGGTTTGGTCAAGGAGGCGACCGCAGAGGTCCGCGTCCACAACGCCGCCCCGCTGTTCAAGCTCTACCTGATCAACAACGACGAAGCCTTCTTCGGCTTCTACCCGGTGCGCGAGCACGTGCTCTCGCTCGGCGGCGAGCCCCAGGCGATCTACGACCTGATGGGCAAGGACGCGATTCTCTTCCACCACAGCACCACCGACGACGAAAGCAGCACCGGCAGCCAGTACGTGGAGCAGGCGCGGACGTGGTTCGACAGCCTGTGGGGCACGATCGCCACGGAGTACCAGCGGTGA
- a CDS encoding AMED_5909 family protein: MTNERINDMTEAQRQAVLWKAAFEATRLRDAHELLTKVMPEPDAAPAVLRDFYLRSASVYSRIAEVDRHHHHEALYWADRERKKGEEITLK, from the coding sequence ATGACTAACGAGCGGATCAACGACATGACCGAGGCGCAGAGACAGGCGGTGCTGTGGAAGGCGGCTTTTGAGGCCACCCGGCTTCGGGACGCGCACGAGCTGCTGACCAAGGTAATGCCTGAGCCCGATGCCGCCCCCGCAGTCCTGCGGGACTTCTACCTGCGGTCGGCGAGCGTCTACAGCCGGATCGCCGAGGTCGACCGGCACCACCACCACGAAGCGCTCTACTGGGCGGACCGAGAGCGCAAGAAGGGTGAAGAGATCACCCTGAAGTAA
- a CDS encoding FtsK/SpoIIIE domain-containing protein has protein sequence MPRPDGSRWVDPAPLEVARPRLPWWVLLPWWSLWIVVPTALVVLLVRLAVRLLHRYPLVLLLPAGLVVVRWWGWSVLVLVLLVLVAGVLIWWGLHQVSCWRLVVRPVLSQWRRASVYAFRWRTTMRLANLANRDRGREYLPRLRVVRSEGWRDRVRVRMIPAQSPEAWELRRDSLAHSFGARSCRVRVLRPRVVELDLIHRDPLVRPLSVSVLGGVVDLKRVVVGRTENGKPWRLRLLGSQVLVVGVPGAGKGSVLWSVVWQLAPAVRDGLVRLVGVDPKGGMELGQCPDAFDRVVYDSGPEAVALLEEIAAEVKERAARYRGVRRLWARSGGEPFTVLVIDELADLIAYQPDRQLRERASRAVQTITSQGRAPGYAVVGLVQDPRKEVVGFRHLFTTRVALRLDEPQQVDMVLGDGVRQRGAAAHEISESTPGVAWMKEDGRREPERARAFHVTDSDLARLREYFRPAEVRPFPARPEGVAA, from the coding sequence ATGCCAAGGCCTGACGGTTCGCGGTGGGTCGACCCGGCCCCCTTGGAGGTCGCACGGCCCCGGCTGCCCTGGTGGGTGCTGCTGCCGTGGTGGTCGCTGTGGATCGTGGTGCCGACCGCCCTGGTCGTGCTGCTGGTGCGGTTGGCAGTGCGGCTGTTGCACCGCTACCCGCTGGTGCTCCTGCTGCCTGCGGGTCTGGTGGTGGTGCGGTGGTGGGGCTGGTCGGTCCTGGTGCTCGTGCTCCTGGTGCTCGTCGCCGGGGTGTTGATCTGGTGGGGACTGCACCAGGTCTCGTGCTGGCGGCTGGTCGTGCGGCCGGTGCTGTCGCAGTGGCGGCGGGCCAGCGTCTACGCCTTCCGCTGGCGCACGACGATGCGGCTCGCGAACCTGGCCAACCGTGATCGGGGACGTGAGTACCTGCCCCGGCTGCGGGTCGTGCGGTCGGAGGGCTGGCGGGACCGGGTTCGGGTGCGGATGATCCCTGCCCAGTCGCCAGAAGCCTGGGAGCTGCGGCGGGACAGCTTGGCTCATTCGTTCGGCGCGCGGTCGTGCCGGGTGCGGGTGCTGCGGCCTCGTGTGGTCGAACTGGACCTCATCCACCGGGACCCGCTGGTCAGGCCGCTGTCAGTCTCCGTGCTCGGTGGGGTCGTTGATCTCAAGCGTGTGGTGGTGGGGCGGACGGAGAACGGGAAGCCTTGGCGGTTGCGGTTGCTCGGGTCTCAGGTGCTCGTTGTGGGGGTGCCTGGTGCGGGTAAGGGCTCGGTGTTGTGGTCGGTCGTGTGGCAGCTCGCCCCGGCGGTTCGTGACGGCCTGGTGCGTCTGGTGGGCGTCGACCCCAAGGGCGGGATGGAGTTGGGGCAGTGCCCGGACGCCTTCGACCGGGTGGTGTACGACAGCGGGCCGGAAGCTGTTGCCCTGCTTGAGGAAATCGCCGCTGAGGTCAAGGAGAGGGCGGCCAGGTACCGGGGTGTTCGGCGGTTGTGGGCGCGCTCGGGTGGGGAGCCGTTCACGGTCCTGGTGATCGATGAGCTCGCCGACCTGATCGCCTACCAGCCTGACCGGCAGCTGCGGGAGCGGGCCTCGCGGGCGGTGCAGACCATCACCTCCCAGGGGCGGGCACCGGGGTACGCGGTCGTCGGGTTGGTGCAGGACCCGCGCAAGGAGGTCGTGGGGTTCCGGCACCTGTTCACCACCCGCGTCGCCCTGCGGCTGGACGAGCCACAGCAGGTGGACATGGTCCTGGGCGACGGGGTGCGTCAGCGTGGCGCGGCTGCGCACGAGATCAGCGAGAGCACGCCCGGCGTGGCCTGGATGAAGGAGGACGGGCGGCGGGAGCCTGAGCGGGCTCGGGCCTTCCACGTCACCGATTCCGATCTTGCTCGGCTGCGGGAGTACTTCCGGCCTGCCGAGGTCCGACCGTTCCCGGCTCGGCCTGAGGGGGTGGCGGCATGA
- a CDS encoding replication initiator gives MTRAERMRQPMALDVVKAAAEQHGVCVRPFTMEVEDHGSGEVRYVPMPCGSTVESVCKPCARRAKALRMVQCREGWHLGEEPDFTPDAPSDDHKELMTFRADLVTAYREAVGLGEGGDADELRDEIHSVDEELRQLGVRGRFPSPDVPDKRPVKRSTRRRQDAPNLPRQRVRKQTVGREYAGGFRPSMFVTLTLDSYGRVRENGTPVDPDSYDYRRAARDAVHFASLVDRWWQNLRRVVGWEVQYFATVEPQRRAAPHLHAAIRGSIPHETIRQVTAATYHQVWWPAHDERRYSGEHPPVWDARTGVFVDPDTRQPLTAWADAVEATEVPAHVVTFGRQVHSKGILGGSEEAGRHIGYLTKYLTKSIGEVVEPCSGRQRGHAERLADELAVTPCSDRCPVWLLYGVQPRGAGSRTVPGHCKGRAHRRSTLGLPGRRVLVSRKWSGKTLADHRADRKRFVLESLKAVGIDKPEPDTSQLVWHRLRPGDPHVPPRAHLLMHAIAQRITWKAEYNRALLAAGTSATQLAA, from the coding sequence ATGACTCGGGCTGAGCGGATGCGGCAGCCGATGGCGTTGGACGTGGTCAAGGCGGCGGCTGAGCAGCACGGGGTGTGCGTGCGGCCGTTCACGATGGAGGTGGAGGACCACGGCAGCGGTGAGGTCCGGTACGTGCCGATGCCGTGCGGGTCGACCGTGGAGAGCGTGTGCAAGCCCTGTGCCAGGAGGGCGAAGGCGCTGCGGATGGTCCAGTGCCGGGAGGGCTGGCATCTCGGCGAGGAGCCCGACTTCACGCCTGACGCGCCGTCCGATGACCACAAGGAGTTGATGACCTTCCGGGCTGACCTGGTCACGGCCTACCGGGAGGCCGTTGGGCTGGGTGAGGGCGGGGACGCGGACGAGTTGCGGGATGAGATCCACTCGGTGGACGAGGAACTTCGGCAGCTCGGGGTCCGGGGGCGGTTCCCCTCCCCCGACGTGCCGGACAAGCGGCCGGTGAAGCGGTCCACCCGGCGGCGGCAGGACGCGCCGAACCTGCCCCGGCAGCGGGTGCGGAAGCAGACGGTGGGGCGGGAGTACGCGGGCGGGTTCCGGCCCTCGATGTTCGTCACGCTGACCCTGGACTCGTACGGGCGGGTGCGCGAGAACGGGACGCCGGTCGATCCGGACTCGTACGACTACCGGCGGGCGGCTCGGGACGCGGTGCACTTCGCCTCGCTGGTGGACCGGTGGTGGCAGAACCTGCGGCGGGTTGTCGGGTGGGAGGTGCAGTACTTCGCCACGGTGGAGCCGCAGCGTCGGGCGGCGCCGCACCTGCACGCCGCGATCCGCGGTTCGATCCCGCACGAGACCATCCGGCAGGTCACCGCGGCCACCTACCACCAGGTGTGGTGGCCCGCGCACGACGAACGTCGCTACAGCGGTGAGCACCCGCCGGTGTGGGACGCGCGGACCGGGGTGTTCGTGGACCCGGACACCCGGCAACCGCTCACCGCCTGGGCGGACGCGGTGGAGGCGACGGAGGTCCCGGCGCACGTGGTGACGTTCGGGCGGCAGGTGCACTCCAAGGGCATCCTGGGCGGGTCGGAGGAGGCCGGGCGGCACATCGGGTACCTGACCAAGTACCTCACCAAGTCCATCGGCGAGGTGGTCGAACCCTGTAGCGGGCGGCAGCGTGGGCACGCGGAGCGCCTGGCGGACGAGCTGGCCGTCACCCCGTGCTCGGACCGGTGCCCGGTCTGGCTGCTCTACGGCGTCCAGCCGCGCGGGGCGGGGTCGCGGACGGTTCCCGGTCACTGCAAGGGGCGGGCGCACCGCCGGTCCACGCTCGGCCTGCCCGGCCGCCGGGTGCTGGTGTCGCGGAAGTGGTCCGGCAAGACCCTGGCCGACCACCGGGCCGACCGGAAGCGGTTCGTCCTGGAATCGCTCAAGGCCGTGGGCATCGACAAGCCGGAACCGGACACCTCGCAACTCGTGTGGCACAGGCTCCGGCCCGGCGACCCGCACGTCCCACCCCGCGCGCACCTGCTCATGCACGCCATCGCCCAACGGATCACCTGGAAAGCCGAGTACAACCGCGCACTACTCGCGGCAGGCACTTCGGCAACCCAACTCGCGGCCTGA
- a CDS encoding helix-turn-helix transcriptional regulator: MNEFERLWGVEDLSAFLGVPVHTIRGWRAKHYGPPARKVGKHLRWDPAHVREWFDALDQNAA; the protein is encoded by the coding sequence ATGAACGAGTTCGAGCGCCTGTGGGGCGTTGAGGACCTGTCGGCCTTCCTGGGAGTGCCCGTGCACACCATCCGGGGCTGGCGCGCCAAGCACTACGGGCCACCCGCCCGCAAGGTCGGCAAGCACCTGCGGTGGGACCCGGCGCACGTTCGTGAGTGGTTCGACGCGCTCGACCAGAACGCGGCCTAG
- a CDS encoding tyrosine-type recombinase/integrase, which produces MRYKVRFTGPDGRERSKAFPDRQKKRADDFLHEMENDKNKGTYLDPDAGKITFCDYAERHWINARTFDESTREGVEFRLKLHVYPYFGDTELRLIQPSTIQAWDRKLQQKGLAETYRRGIFANVSAIFTAAIDDERLRRNPCNGKSVVKPRGEYPKIVPWPESRVHSVRTELGESYRIAVNLGAGCGLRQGEVFGFSADDVDESEGVIHVLRQVKIVRGKMVFAPPKHGRSRDVPLAPSVAQALEAHTKRFPPLPVTLPWQVPEGKPVTVPLMIYTREAKQLYRHSFNHHVWKPALRAAGVAEPGRAEGFHALRHFYASSLLDEGVSIRALAEYLGHGDPAFTLRVYTHLMPASHERTRAAIDKVFSQPGEAAA; this is translated from the coding sequence ATGCGCTACAAAGTCCGGTTCACCGGTCCGGACGGTCGGGAGCGCTCCAAGGCGTTCCCAGACCGGCAGAAGAAGCGCGCTGACGACTTCCTGCACGAAATGGAGAACGACAAGAACAAGGGCACGTACCTCGACCCCGACGCCGGGAAGATCACCTTCTGCGACTACGCGGAGCGCCACTGGATCAACGCCCGAACCTTTGACGAGTCCACCCGTGAGGGTGTGGAGTTCCGGCTCAAGCTGCACGTATACCCGTACTTCGGTGACACGGAGCTGCGGCTCATCCAACCTTCGACCATCCAGGCGTGGGACCGGAAGCTCCAGCAGAAGGGGCTAGCTGAGACCTACCGTAGGGGAATCTTCGCCAACGTTTCGGCAATCTTCACCGCTGCCATCGATGACGAGCGGCTGCGCAGGAACCCCTGCAACGGGAAATCGGTCGTCAAGCCTCGTGGCGAATACCCGAAGATCGTGCCCTGGCCCGAATCGCGGGTGCACTCGGTCCGAACTGAACTGGGGGAGAGCTACCGCATCGCCGTCAACCTCGGTGCTGGCTGCGGCCTCCGGCAGGGAGAGGTTTTCGGTTTCTCCGCAGACGATGTAGACGAATCAGAAGGCGTCATCCACGTCCTGCGCCAGGTCAAGATCGTGCGCGGGAAGATGGTCTTCGCTCCGCCGAAGCACGGCAGGAGTCGTGACGTTCCCCTGGCACCCAGCGTCGCCCAGGCCCTCGAAGCCCACACGAAGCGGTTCCCTCCGCTCCCGGTCACGCTCCCGTGGCAAGTGCCCGAGGGCAAGCCCGTGACCGTGCCCCTGATGATCTACACCAGGGAGGCGAAGCAGCTCTACCGGCACTCGTTCAACCACCACGTCTGGAAGCCCGCCCTGCGCGCTGCCGGGGTGGCGGAGCCGGGCAGGGCGGAGGGCTTCCACGCGCTCAGGCACTTCTACGCCTCGTCGCTCCTGGACGAGGGCGTGAGCATCCGCGCGCTCGCCGAGTACCTGGGGCACGGCGACCCCGCGTTCACCCTGCGGGTCTACACGCACCTGATGCCCGCGAGCCACGAGCGGACGCGGGCGGCCATAGACAAGGTGTTCAGTCAGCCGGGTGAAGCGGCGGCATGA
- the glnA gene encoding type I glutamate--ammonia ligase, with the protein MFKNPDEVLKFISDEGVKFVDVRFSDLPGVMQHFTLPAKAFDADAISEGLAFDGSSVRGFQSIHESDMLLLPDLFTARLDPFRIEKTLIVNFFVHDPFTREAYSRDPRNIARKAEQYIAESGIADTAYFGAEAEFYIFDSVRFDTTANASFHEIDAISGWWNTGREEEGGNRGYKVKYKGGYFPVSPNDHYADLRDKMVLNMEDQGFVVERAHHEVGTGGQAEINYKFNTLLHAADDLMLFKYIIKNTAWQAGKTVTFMPKPLFGDNGSGMHTHQSLWKDGQPLFHDESGYAGLSDTARHYIGGILHHASSLLAFTNPTVNSYHRLVPGYEAPVSLVYSQRNRSACVRIPITGDNPKAKRIEFRCPDSSGNPYLAFSAMVMAGLDGVKNKIEPPAPIDKDLYELPPEEARDVKQVPATLDAVLDSLEADHEFLLEGGVFTPDVIDTWIAFKRENEIDPLRLRPNPYEFALYYDV; encoded by the coding sequence GTGTTCAAGAATCCCGACGAGGTCCTGAAGTTCATCTCCGACGAGGGCGTGAAGTTCGTCGACGTCCGCTTCAGCGACCTGCCCGGCGTGATGCAGCACTTCACCCTGCCCGCGAAGGCGTTCGACGCCGACGCGATCAGCGAGGGCCTGGCGTTCGACGGCTCGTCGGTGCGGGGCTTCCAGTCCATCCACGAGTCGGACATGCTGCTGCTGCCCGACCTGTTCACGGCGCGCCTCGACCCGTTCCGGATCGAGAAGACGCTGATCGTGAACTTCTTCGTGCACGACCCGTTCACCCGCGAGGCGTACAGCCGGGACCCGCGCAACATCGCGCGCAAGGCCGAGCAGTACATCGCCGAGTCGGGCATCGCGGACACCGCGTACTTCGGCGCGGAGGCGGAGTTCTACATCTTCGACTCCGTCCGCTTCGACACCACCGCGAACGCCTCCTTCCACGAGATCGACGCGATCTCCGGCTGGTGGAACACCGGCCGCGAGGAGGAGGGCGGCAACCGCGGCTACAAGGTCAAGTACAAGGGCGGCTACTTCCCGGTCTCGCCCAACGACCACTACGCCGACCTGCGCGACAAGATGGTCCTCAACATGGAGGACCAGGGCTTCGTCGTCGAGCGGGCGCACCACGAGGTGGGCACCGGCGGCCAGGCCGAGATCAACTACAAGTTCAACACGCTGCTGCACGCGGCCGACGACCTGATGCTGTTCAAGTACATCATCAAGAACACCGCGTGGCAGGCGGGCAAGACCGTCACCTTCATGCCGAAGCCGCTGTTCGGCGACAACGGCTCGGGGATGCACACCCACCAGTCGCTGTGGAAGGACGGCCAGCCGCTGTTCCACGACGAGTCCGGTTACGCGGGCCTGTCGGACACGGCGCGCCACTACATCGGCGGCATCCTGCACCACGCCTCGTCGCTGCTGGCGTTCACCAACCCGACGGTGAACTCGTACCACCGCCTGGTGCCCGGCTACGAGGCCCCGGTCAGCCTGGTCTACTCCCAGCGCAACCGGTCGGCGTGCGTGCGCATCCCGATCACCGGCGACAACCCGAAGGCCAAGCGCATCGAGTTCCGCTGCCCCGACTCGTCGGGCAACCCGTACCTGGCCTTCTCGGCCATGGTGATGGCGGGCCTGGACGGCGTGAAGAACAAGATCGAGCCCCCGGCCCCGATCGACAAGGACCTCTACGAGCTGCCCCCCGAGGAGGCTCGCGACGTCAAGCAGGTCCCGGCGACGCTGGACGCGGTGCTGGACAGCCTGGAGGCGGACCACGAGTTCCTGCTGGAGGGCGGCGTGTTCACGCCGGACGTGATCGACACCTGGATCGCGTTCAAGCGCGAGAACGAGATCGACCCGCTGCGCCTGCGGCCGAACCCGTACGAGTTCGCGCTGTACTACGACGTGTGA
- a CDS encoding RDD family protein, protein MSRWTGSWLSGPRAALEPGADSGDGTGQRWKGERLGLPESGPGAVAGTGRRAMAILVDFALSAGVAGLLTYPDLPRNWSLLAWFAITVVAVGFFGFTPGHTLFGLRVARVDGAALVGPPRAALRTALIFLVVPAVVWDADGRCLHDKASGTIVIRVR, encoded by the coding sequence GTGAGCAGGTGGACCGGTTCGTGGCTGTCAGGACCCCGCGCGGCGCTGGAGCCGGGCGCCGACTCCGGCGACGGCACCGGGCAGCGCTGGAAGGGCGAGCGCCTCGGACTCCCGGAGTCCGGACCGGGCGCGGTGGCGGGCACCGGGCGCAGGGCGATGGCCATCCTGGTCGACTTCGCGCTCTCCGCAGGCGTCGCGGGCCTGCTCACCTACCCCGACCTGCCGCGCAACTGGAGCCTGCTGGCCTGGTTCGCGATCACCGTCGTCGCGGTCGGGTTCTTCGGCTTCACGCCGGGGCACACCCTGTTCGGCCTGCGCGTCGCGCGCGTGGACGGCGCCGCCCTGGTGGGCCCGCCGCGCGCCGCGCTGCGCACCGCGCTGATCTTCCTGGTGGTCCCGGCCGTGGTGTGGGACGCCGACGGGCGCTGCCTGCACGACAAGGCCTCGGGCACCATCGTCATCCGGGTCCGCTGA
- a CDS encoding DUF4191 domain-containing protein yields MAGKQDKAAAKEAAKARRAESRAKRGQIFEAFKMQRREDKALVPLMLLALLGATAAAFLLGLIWDMHWVFLPMGIAVGALLAIVIFGRRVQRNVFAKADGQPGAAAWALDNLRGKWRVTQAVAGTTSGDMVHRVIGRPGIVLVAEGAPHRVKGLIAQEKKRVARVIGETPIYDVIVGHEEGQVPLRKLQGHLMKLPRNISTAQVDTVENRLTALASRGAAMPKGPVPQGAKMRNIQRAMRRR; encoded by the coding sequence ATGGCTGGAAAGCAGGACAAGGCCGCCGCTAAGGAAGCGGCGAAGGCCAGGCGCGCCGAATCAAGGGCCAAGCGCGGGCAGATCTTCGAGGCGTTCAAGATGCAGCGCCGCGAGGACAAGGCGCTGGTGCCGCTCATGCTGCTGGCGCTGCTCGGTGCGACGGCCGCGGCGTTCCTGCTGGGTCTCATCTGGGACATGCACTGGGTGTTCCTCCCGATGGGCATCGCGGTCGGCGCGCTGCTGGCGATCGTCATCTTCGGCCGGCGCGTTCAGCGGAACGTGTTCGCGAAGGCGGACGGGCAGCCGGGCGCGGCGGCGTGGGCGCTGGACAACCTGCGCGGCAAGTGGCGGGTCACCCAGGCGGTGGCGGGCACGACCAGCGGCGACATGGTGCACCGGGTGATCGGCAGGCCCGGCATCGTGCTCGTCGCCGAGGGCGCGCCGCACCGGGTGAAGGGCCTGATCGCGCAGGAGAAGAAGCGCGTGGCGCGGGTCATCGGCGAGACCCCGATCTACGACGTGATCGTCGGTCACGAGGAGGGCCAGGTGCCGCTGCGCAAGCTGCAGGGCCACCTGATGAAGCTCCCCCGCAACATCTCGACCGCGCAGGTCGACACCGTGGAGAACCGGCTGACCGCGCTGGCCAGCCGGGGTGCCGCGATGCCCAAGGGCCCGGTCCCGCAGGGCGCGAAGATGCGCAACATCCAGCGGGCGATGCGCCGCCGCTGA